GGGGGCGGGGCCTTAACACCTGTCAATCACACGGCTCCTCCCATTAACTCCAAATAAGGAAAAAGGGGCGTGGCCCTAACACCTGTCAATCACACAGCTCCTCCCCTTAACACCAAATAAGGGAAAAGGGGCGTGGCCTAAACACCTGTCAATCACACGGCTCctccccttatccccatataaggaaaaaagggggcgtggcctcaccAGCCAATCAGGAGCCTAAAGGGGCGTGGCCGGGGGGAAAGGGGGCGGGGAAACGGCGGGATCCGACCAATGGGAGCGCGAGGGGGGGCGGGGCCTTACCACCTGTCAATCACACGGCTCCTCCCCTTATCCCCGAATAAGGAAAAAGGGGCGTGGCCTAAACACCTGTCAATCACACGGCTCCTCCCTGTATCCCCatataaggaaaaaaggggGTGTGGCCTCCCCAGCCAATCAGGAGCCTAAAGGGGCGTGGCCGGGGGGAAAAGGGGGCGGGGAAAGGGCGGGATTCGACCAATGGGAGCACGAGGGGGGGCGTGGCCTTAACACCTGTCAATCACACGGCTCCTCCCCTTAACCCCatataaggaaaaaaggggCGTGGCTTCAACACCTGTCAATCATGCAACTCCTCCCTTAACCCCATATAAGGAaaaaggggcgtggcctcaCCACCCAATCAGGAGCCTAAAGGGGCGTGGCcggggggggaaagggggcggGGAAATCGCAGGATCCGACCAATGGGAGTGCGAGGGGGGCGGGGCCTTACCCGGTGGGCGGGGCCGGCGAGGGCGGGGCGGAGTCGGAAGAGCTGGAACTGGAGTCGGAGTCGGAGTCGGAGTcggacgaggaggaggaggaggaggaggaggaggaagacgaggaggaggaggagctctTGGTGGTGACGTCAGCGGTGGGCGGGGCCACGCCGGGAGCCGCCGGAACGGTGGAACTGGtgatactgggagcactgggagccgCTGGAACGGTGGAACTGGtgatactgggagcactgggagccgCTGGAAGGGTGGAACTGGtgatactgggagcactgggagccgCTGGAAGGCTcgtactggtgttactggttatactgggagcactgggagctgcagaaatggtgatactgggagcactgggagccgCTGGGACGCTcgtactggtgttactggtgatactgggagcactgggagccgCAGCCATGACggtactggtgttactggtgaTACTGGGAGCCGCAGGAATGGTGGTGCTGgtcatactgggagcactgggagctgctggaaggctcgtactggtgttactggttatactgggagcactgggagccgCTGGGACGCTCGtactggtgttactgggagcactgggagccccaTCTTTGATggtactggttatactggtgGTACTGGGAGCCGCAGGAACGCTCatactggtgttactgggagcactgggagccgCAGGAACGTTCATACTGgtcatactgggagcactgggagccgCTGGAACGCTCGTACTGGTTatactgggagaactgggagcCGCAGCTTTGATGGtactggtgttactgggagcactgggagccgCTGGGACGCTCGtactggtgttactgggagcactgggagccccaTCTTTGATggtactggttatactggtgGTACTGGGAGCCGCAGGAACGCTCatactggtgttactgggagcactgggagccgCAGGAACGTTCATACTGgtcatactgggagcactgggagccgCTGGAACGCTCatactggtgttactgggagcactgggagccgCAGGAACGTTCATACTGgtcatactgggagcactgggagccgCTGGAACGCTCGTACTGGTTatactgggagaactgggagcCGCAGCTTTGATGGtactggtgttactgggagcactgggagccgCAGGAATGGTCGTACTGGTCATACTGGGAGCCGCAGGCTTGATggtactggtgttactggtgatactgggagcactgggagccacAGCCAGGCCTGTACTGGtgatactgggagcactgggaatgctcTGAGGTGCAGCACTGgtcatactgggagcactgggagccacGGCCGTGCCTGTACTGGTcgtactgggagcactgggagccgCAGGTTTGACggtactggtgttactggttatactgggagcactgggagacaCGGCCACGCCCCtactggtgacactgggagcCAAACTGGTCatactggtgttactgggagCCAAACTGGTCatactggtgttactgggagCCAAACTGGTCATACTGGGACGAGCCGGACTGGTCAAACTGGTTGGACTGGTCACAGTGGCCGGAGCTGGACTGGTCAAACTGGTCACACTGGTCTGAGCTGGACTGGTCAAACTGGTTGGACTGGTGACGGTGGCCGGAGCTGGACTGGTCAAACTGGGACGAGTTGGACTGGTCAAACTGGTTGGACTGGTCAAACTGGTCAAACTGGTGGCGGTGGCCGGAGCCGGACTGGTCACTCCAGTCACACCAGTGGCCTTCTGAGCACTGGTCAAACTGGTTTGAGTTGGACTGGTCAAACTGGTCACACCGGTTGGAGCTGAACTGGTCAAACTGGTCAAACTGGTCACACTGGTTGGAACCGGACTGGTCAAACTGGTGGCGATGGCCGGAGCCGGACTGGTCACACTGGTTTGACTGGGACTGGTCAAACTGGTGGCGGTGGCCGGAGCTGAACTGGTCGTACTGGTCGGAGCTGGAGCGGTCAAACTGGTGACACTGGTTGGAGCCGGACTGGTCAAACTGGGACGAGTCGGACTGCTCAAACTGGTTGGACTGGTCAAACTGGTTGGAGCTGGACTGGTCAAACTGGGACGAGTCGGGCTGCTCAAACTGGTTGGACTGGTCAAACTGGTCACGCCGGTTGGAGCTGGACTGGTCAAACTGGGACGAGTTGGACTAGTCAAACTGGTCAAACTGGTCACAGTGGTTGGAGCCGGACTGGTCAAACTGGGACGAGTCGGACTGGTCAAACTGGTCACAGTGGTCAAACTGGTCACACTGGTTGGAGTCGGACTGGTCAAACTGGTCACACTGGTTGGAGCCGGACTGGTCAAACTGGTCACACTGGTGGCCTTGGCCGCGGCGTTGGTGGTCACGCTGGTCACGCCGCCGGTCAAACTGGTGTTACTGGTTaaactggtgttactggtgttactggtgtggCTGGTGTGACTGGTCTGGCTGGTTGAACTGGTGTTACTGGTCATACTGGTCATACTGGTGTGACCG
The window above is part of the Poecile atricapillus isolate bPoeAtr1 chromosome 34, bPoeAtr1.hap1, whole genome shotgun sequence genome. Proteins encoded here:
- the LOC131590693 gene encoding mucin-2-like; this translates as MAALATGHRLAGHTGHTSMTSMTSNTSSTSQTSHTSHTSNTSNTSLTSNTSLTGGVTSVTTNAAAKATSVTSLTSPAPTSVTSLTSPTPTSVTSLTTVTSLTSPTRPSLTSPAPTTVTSLTSLTSPTRPSLTSPAPTGVTSLTSPTSLSSPTRPSLTSPAPTTPTSTTSSAPATATSLTSPTPTGVTSLTSPTQTSLTSAQKATGVTGVTSPAPATATSLTSLTSPTSLTSPTRPSLTSPAPATVTSPTSLTSPAQTSVTSLTSPAPATVTSPTSLTSPARPSMTSLAPSNTSMTSLAPSNTSMTSLAPSVTSRGVAVSPSAPSITSNTSTVKPAAPSAPSTTSTGTAVAPSAPSMTSAAPQSIPSAPSITSTGLAVAPSAPSITSNTSTIKPAAPSMTSTTIPAAPSAPSNTSTIKAAAPSSPSITSTSVPAAPSAPSMTSMNVPAAPSAPSNTSMSVPAAPSAPSMTSMNVPAAPSAPSNTSMSVPAAPSTTSITSTIKDGAPSAPSNTSTSVPAAPSAPSNTSTIKAAAPSSPSITSTSVPAAPSAPSMTSMNVPAAPSAPSNTSMSVPAAPSTTSITSTIKDGAPSAPSNTSTSVPAAPSAPSITSNTSTSLPAAPSAPSMTSTTIPAAPSITSNTSTVMAAAPSAPSITSNTSTSVPAAPSAPSITISAAPSAPSITSNTSTSLPAAPSAPSITSSTLPAAPSAPSITSSTVPAAPSAPSITSSTVPAAPGVAPPTADVTTKSSSSSSSSSSSSSSSSSSDSDSDSDSSSSSSDSAPPSPAPPTGSPSAVAAPPAQAPPPEGSGAAPPEGSAPSGAAAAVAVPRRKRRRSSSSSSSSSSSSSSSSSSSSSSSSSSSSSSSSSSSSSSSSSSSSSSSSSSSEAAPEAAPEAAPPPPPSSSSSPPPPAATTATPTPATPSVPASPTATPTPATATPTSSSSSSSSSSATPTSATPLLSLKPGAVGVASAGPRPPGSLLALTPGGGRGLRPSPRPPGSLLSLAAAGRGGAGRGGGPFPLLAARSPGSASFQRAAAPFLATPTRGGGWSPRSSSSPFLQRGVAGGAWPRLGGGGACLHRFHGNLGAGLGCSGRLGGGACLHRFHGNVGVASMAAANRISPCGHRGCCYHGRGGAMGGATPRSPSPFAMTPSMAARMAQYSSQYSQYGSSSSQYSPASSSQYSQYSPASSQYSPASSQYSSASQLSAQYQYQYAQLASQYSQYSQYGAADGSQYATDGSQYAQYAASAAQYAASGAAAAAAASSGGGGAAEGSAQYGAVTGNQYGGGAAVTSSSSSSSGGGGATAAASWAGEGGGAQDGGGGGWAGSGGGVSWGNWVSPAQ